From the Calonectris borealis chromosome 4, bCalBor7.hap1.2, whole genome shotgun sequence genome, one window contains:
- the OCIAD2 gene encoding LOW QUALITY PROTEIN: OCIA domain-containing protein 2 (The sequence of the model RefSeq protein was modified relative to this genomic sequence to represent the inferred CDS: inserted 3 bases in 2 codons; deleted 1 base in 1 codon; substituted 1 base at 1 genomic stop codon), with protein MSSKTTQQESQTXQTGWPMFYCPISEIHNAGEIASIREECKKXSFWYRALPLSLGSMLVTQGLVSKGIFSASPRFGALPKMAIASVLGFAIGKISYIEECQKKFQKIGIVPFGPQXKRHCHHTCKECEAKLGSNEKEGSIPSAS; from the exons ATGTCTTCCAAAACAACCCAACAGGAAAGTCAGA GGCAAACTGGATGG CCAATGTTCTATTGTCCCATCTCAGAAATTCACAATGCTGGAGAAATTGCAAGCATCCGTGAAGAATGCAAAAA CAGTTTCTGGTACAGAG ctctTCCTTTGTCTCTTGGGAGCATGCTTGTCACCCAGGGGCTAGTCTCAAAAG GCATTTTCTCAGCAAGCCCAAGATTTGGTGCATTACCTAAGATGGCAA TTGCTAGTGTCTTAGGTTTTGCCATTGGA AAAATATCATACATAGAAGAATGCCAAAAAAAGTTCCAGAAAATTGGTATTGTACCATTTGGTCCACAATAAAAAAG GCATTGTCATCATACTTGCAAAGAATGTGAAGCAAAATTAGGATCAAATGAGAAAGAAGGTTCGATTCCTTCAGCATCTTAG